One genomic window of Glycine soja cultivar W05 chromosome 9, ASM419377v2, whole genome shotgun sequence includes the following:
- the LOC114368751 gene encoding UDP-glycosyltransferase 88A1-like produces the protein MKEAVVFYPAPLIGHLVSTIELCKFILTHQPSLSIHILITIAPYDTSSTSNYISTVSTTLPSITFHTLPTFNPPKTLLSSSLNHETLLFHVLHHNNPHIHQTLISLSKTHTLHALIVDILCSQSIFLASQLNLPAYLFATTSASLLGAFLYHSTLHETYHKSFKDLNNTFLDIPGVPPMPARDMPKPLLERNDEAYKNFLNCSLAAPKAAGFIVNTFEALEPSSTKAICDGLCIPNSPTSPLYSFGPLVTTTDQNQNKNTSDHECLRWLDLQPRKSVVFLCFGSLGVFSREQLSEIAIGLEKSEQRFLWVVRNPVSDQKHNLALGTQEDPDLESLLPKGFLDRTKGKGLVVKNWVPQAAVLNHDSVGGFVSHCGWNSVLEAVCAGVPLIAWPLYAEQRFNRVVLVEEMKVALWMRESAVSGFVAASEVEERVRELMESERGKRVRDRVMVFKDEAKAATREGGSSRVALEKLLKSWKVGQLSE, from the coding sequence ATGAAAGAAGCTGTAGTTTTCTACCCTGCACCTCTTATAGGCCACTTAGTCTCCACCATAGAGCTATGCAAGTTCATCCTCACTCACCAACCCTCCCTCTCCATTCACATCCTCATAACCATAGCACCCTACGACACATCCTCCACTTCCAACTACATCTCCACCGTCTCCACCACTCTCCCCTCCATTACTTTCCACACCCTCCCCACCTTCAATCCCCCCAAAACCCTTCTCTCTTCCTCACTCAACCACGAAACCCTCTTGTTCCACGTCCTCCACCACAACAACCCCCACATCCACCAAACCCTAATTTCCCTCTCCAAAACTCACACCCTCCATGCCCTCATCGTAGACATCTTATGCTCCCAATCTATCTTCCTTGCTTCACAACTCAACCTCCCCGCTTACCTTTTCGCCACAACAAGTGCTTCACTCTTAGGTGCTTTTCTTTACCACAGCACACTCCATGAAACCTACCACAAGAGCTTCAAAGATCTCAACAACACCTTTCTCGACATCCCCGGTGTCCCTCCAATGCCAGCGAGGGACATGCCGAAACCCTTGCTCGAACGCAACGATGAAGCCTACAAAAACTTTCTGAATTGTAGTCTTGCAGCACCCAAAGCCGCAGGCTTTATCGTCAACACATTCGAAGCTCTTGAACCAAGTAGCACCAAAGCAATTTGTGACGGTTTATGCATACCCAATTCCCCAACCTCACCTCTTTATAGTTTTGGTCCTCTAGTAACCACTACTgaccaaaaccaaaacaaaaacactAGTGACCATGAATGTTTGAGGTGGCTGGACTTGCAACCTCGTAAGAGTGTCGTGTTTCTATGTTTTGGAAGCTTGGGTGTGTTTTCTAGAGAGCAACTAAGTGAAATCGCTATTGGGTTGGAGAAAAGTGAACAACGGTTTTTATGGGTAGTGCGAAACCCCGTTAGCGACCAAAAGCATAACCTTGCTTTGGGAACACAAGAGGACCCTGATTTGGAATCTTTGCTACCAAAGGGTTTCTTGGACAGGACAAAAGGAAAGGGGTTGGTGGTGAAAAACTGGGTCCCACAAGCAGCGGTGTTGAATCATGACTCGGTGGGTGGGTTCGTGAGTCACTGCGGGTGGAACTCGGTGCTTGAAGCGGTGTGTGCTGGGGTGCCATTGATTGCGTGGCCGCTTTACGCGGAGCAGAGGTTCAACAGGGTGGTTCTGGTGGAGGAAATGAAGGTTGCACTGTGGATGCGTGAGTCTGCAGTGTCGGGTTTTGTGGCGGCGAGTGAGGTGGAGGAGCGAGTTAGGGAGTTGATGGAATCGGAGAGAGGTAAGCGAGTTAGGGACCGAGTCATGGTTTTTAAGGACGAAGCTAAGGCTGCTACGAGGGAAGGTGGGTCTTCGCGCGTGGCACTGGAGAAACTTCTCAAGTCATGGAAAGTGGGTCAGTTAAGTGAATGA
- the LOC114368012 gene encoding SPX domain-containing membrane protein At4g22990-like isoform X1 — protein sequence MVAFGKKLKDRQIQEWQGYYINYKLMKKRVKQYAQQIQLGTLDRRHVLKDFSRMLDNQIEKIVLFLLEQQGLLACQITKLGEQRDALQEEPEISKIIELREAYRALGQDLLKLLFFVEINAIGLRKILKKFDKRFGYRFTDYYVKTRANHPYSQLQQVFKHVGLGAVVGALSRNLHDLQDRQGSYLSIYDQPTLPLQDPVVDSINAAVDRLTNSTNFLNFLGQHALIMHEELPSPSEEHVDDQRYHFMSLLLNLANTFLYMVNTYIIVPTADDYSMSLGAAPTVCGIVIGAMAVAQVFSSVYFSAWSNKSYFRPLVFSSIVLFLGNILYALAYDVSSIWILLIGRLLCGFGSARAVNRRYISDCVPLKIRMQASAGFVSASALGMACGPALAGILQINFKISKLTFNQNTLPGWVMAVAWLIYLVWLWITFKEPAREAEEDHTPHQSNDEVNNALEKGLKQPLLISSENKVDEDADQDCDDSEEAPEESRQPVNSIVMAYRLLTPSVKVQLLIYFMLKYVMEILLSESSVVTTYYFNWSTSTVAVFLACLGLTVLPVNIVVGSYISNMFQDRQILLASEIMVLIGVLLSFQVIIPYSEPQYICSGLLLFVSAEVLEGVNLSLLSRVMSSRLSRGTYNGGLLSTEAGTLARVVADATITLAGYVHQSMLLNVTLLPSLFICVTSILATCFTYNSLY from the exons ATGGTTGCCTTTGGGAAGAAGTTGAAAGACAGACAAATTCAAGAATGGCAAGG ATATTACATAAACTACAAACTCATGAAGAAACGAGTGAAGCAGTATGCCCAACAAATTCAACTTGGAACACTAGATCGGCGACATGTACTCAAGGATTTCTCACGAATGCTGGATAATCag ATTGAGAAGATTGTCCTTTTCCTGCTGGAGCAACAAGGGCTCTTGGCGTGCCAGATAACAAAGCTTGGAGAACAGCGCGATGCTCTTCAGGAGGAGCCTGAAATAAgcaaaataattgaattacGAGAAGCTTATAGAGCATTGGGACAAGATCTATTAAAGCTTCTCTTTTTTGTGGAGATCAATGCTATTGGTTTGCGCAAGATATTGAAGAAGTTTGATAAACGCTTTGGCTATAGATTCACAGATTACTATGTCAAAACTCGTGCAAATCATCCTTACTCCCAGCTGCAACAAGTGTTCAAGCATGTG GGATTGGGAGCTGTTGTGGGAGCCTTATCTCGCAATCTTCATGATCTTCAAGACCGTCAAGGGAGCTACTTATCAATTTATGATCAGCCTACGCTTCCCCTTCAG GATCCAGTCGTTGATTCAATAAATGCAGCTGTTGATAGGTTAACCAACTCGACAAACTTCCTTAACTTTTTGGGGCAGCATGCACTCATTATGCATGAAGAGCTGCCTAGCCCTTCTGAGGAACATGTTGATGATCAACGATACCATTTTATGTCTCTTCTCCTGAACCTGgcaaacacatttttatatatGGTCAATACATATATTATTGTCCCAACAGCAGATGACTATTCTATGAGCCTTGGGGCCGCGCCAACAGTTTGTGGGATTGTGATTGGGGCAATGGCTGTTGCACAAGTGTTTTCATCAGTGTATTTTAGTGCATGGTCAAACAAGTCATACTTTAGGCCTCTTGTATTCAGTAGCATAGTTCTTTTTCTTGGAAATATCTTGTATGCATTGGCATATGATGTTAGTTCAATATGGATTCTCTTAATTGGTCGTCTTTTATGTGG ATTTGGTTCTGCCAGAGCTGTTAACCGGCGTTATATCAGTGATTGTGTGCCATTAAAAATTCGCATGCAAGCATCAGCAGGTTTTGTTAGTGCTAGTGCTCTTGGAATGGCTTGTGGTCCTGCATTAGCTGGCATActgcaaattaattttaaaatttccaaGCTTACATTTAATCAGAACACCTTGCCTGGGTGGGTTATGGCTGTTGCTTGGCTGATATATCTTGTATGGTTGTGGATCACTTTTAAGGAACCCGCTCGTGAAGCTGAAGAGGATCACACACCACATCAATCAAATGATG AAGTAAACAATGCACTTGAAAAAGGCTTAAAACAACCATTGCTGATTAGTTCAGAGAATAAGGTAGATGAAGATGCCGACCAAGATTGTGATGATAGCGAAGAAGCCCCAGAGGAGTCTCGCCAGCCAGTGAATTCAATTGTAATGGCATACAGACTCCTTACACCTTCTGTAAAG GTTCAATTATTGATATATTTCATGCTCAAATATGTAATGGAGATTTTGCTATCGGAATCTAGTGTCGTTACAACATACTACTTCAACTGGTCAACAAGCACAGTTGCAGTTTTTCTTGCTTGCCTTGGCCTGACAGTTCTTCCTGTAAACATTGTTGTTGGAAGCTATATAAGCAACATGTTCCAGGACAG GCAAATTCTGTTGGCATCAGAAATTATGGTTCTCATAGGTGTTCTACTGAGTTTTCAAGTAATCATTCCATATTCTGAGCCACAATACATCTGTTCGGGTCTCCTTTTATTTGTTTCTGCCGAAGTACTTGAAG GTGTCAACTTGTCACTGCTTTCGCGAGTAATGTCATCGAGGCTTTCTCGTGGAACCTACAATGGTGGACTTTTGTCTACGGAGGCTGGGACTCTTGCTAGGGTGGTTGCTGATGCAACTATTACCCTTGCCGGGTACGTTCATCAGAGTATGCTCCTTAATGTGACCCTCCTTCCTTCACTCTTCATCTGTGTAACTTCCATCCTTGCAACCTGCTTTACCTACAATTCTTTATATTGA
- the LOC114368012 gene encoding SPX domain-containing membrane protein At4g22990-like isoform X2: MVAFGKKLKDRQIQEWQGYYINYKLMKKRVKQYAQQIQLGTLDRRHVLKDFSRMLDNQIEKIVLFLLEQQGLLACQITKLGEQRDALQEEPEISKIIELREAYRALGQDLLKLLFFVEINAIGLRKILKKFDKRFGYRFTDYYVKTRANHPYSQLQQVFKHVGLGAVVGALSRNLHDLQDRQGSYLSIYDQPTLPLQDPVVDSINAAVDRLTNSTNFLNFLGQHALIMHEELPSPSEEHVDDQRYHFMSLLLNLANTFLYMVNTYIIVPTADDYSMSLGAAPTVCGIVIGAMAVAQVFSSVYFSAWSNKSYFRPLVFSSIVLFLGNILYALAYDVSSIWILLIGRLLCGFGSARAVNRRYISDCVPLKIRMQASAGFVSASALGMACGPALAGILQINFKISKLTFNQNTLPGWVMAVAWLIYLVWLWITFKEPAREAEEDHTPHQSNDVNNALEKGLKQPLLISSENKVDEDADQDCDDSEEAPEESRQPVNSIVMAYRLLTPSVKVQLLIYFMLKYVMEILLSESSVVTTYYFNWSTSTVAVFLACLGLTVLPVNIVVGSYISNMFQDRQILLASEIMVLIGVLLSFQVIIPYSEPQYICSGLLLFVSAEVLEGVNLSLLSRVMSSRLSRGTYNGGLLSTEAGTLARVVADATITLAGYVHQSMLLNVTLLPSLFICVTSILATCFTYNSLY, translated from the exons ATGGTTGCCTTTGGGAAGAAGTTGAAAGACAGACAAATTCAAGAATGGCAAGG ATATTACATAAACTACAAACTCATGAAGAAACGAGTGAAGCAGTATGCCCAACAAATTCAACTTGGAACACTAGATCGGCGACATGTACTCAAGGATTTCTCACGAATGCTGGATAATCag ATTGAGAAGATTGTCCTTTTCCTGCTGGAGCAACAAGGGCTCTTGGCGTGCCAGATAACAAAGCTTGGAGAACAGCGCGATGCTCTTCAGGAGGAGCCTGAAATAAgcaaaataattgaattacGAGAAGCTTATAGAGCATTGGGACAAGATCTATTAAAGCTTCTCTTTTTTGTGGAGATCAATGCTATTGGTTTGCGCAAGATATTGAAGAAGTTTGATAAACGCTTTGGCTATAGATTCACAGATTACTATGTCAAAACTCGTGCAAATCATCCTTACTCCCAGCTGCAACAAGTGTTCAAGCATGTG GGATTGGGAGCTGTTGTGGGAGCCTTATCTCGCAATCTTCATGATCTTCAAGACCGTCAAGGGAGCTACTTATCAATTTATGATCAGCCTACGCTTCCCCTTCAG GATCCAGTCGTTGATTCAATAAATGCAGCTGTTGATAGGTTAACCAACTCGACAAACTTCCTTAACTTTTTGGGGCAGCATGCACTCATTATGCATGAAGAGCTGCCTAGCCCTTCTGAGGAACATGTTGATGATCAACGATACCATTTTATGTCTCTTCTCCTGAACCTGgcaaacacatttttatatatGGTCAATACATATATTATTGTCCCAACAGCAGATGACTATTCTATGAGCCTTGGGGCCGCGCCAACAGTTTGTGGGATTGTGATTGGGGCAATGGCTGTTGCACAAGTGTTTTCATCAGTGTATTTTAGTGCATGGTCAAACAAGTCATACTTTAGGCCTCTTGTATTCAGTAGCATAGTTCTTTTTCTTGGAAATATCTTGTATGCATTGGCATATGATGTTAGTTCAATATGGATTCTCTTAATTGGTCGTCTTTTATGTGG ATTTGGTTCTGCCAGAGCTGTTAACCGGCGTTATATCAGTGATTGTGTGCCATTAAAAATTCGCATGCAAGCATCAGCAGGTTTTGTTAGTGCTAGTGCTCTTGGAATGGCTTGTGGTCCTGCATTAGCTGGCATActgcaaattaattttaaaatttccaaGCTTACATTTAATCAGAACACCTTGCCTGGGTGGGTTATGGCTGTTGCTTGGCTGATATATCTTGTATGGTTGTGGATCACTTTTAAGGAACCCGCTCGTGAAGCTGAAGAGGATCACACACCACATCAATCAAATGATG TAAACAATGCACTTGAAAAAGGCTTAAAACAACCATTGCTGATTAGTTCAGAGAATAAGGTAGATGAAGATGCCGACCAAGATTGTGATGATAGCGAAGAAGCCCCAGAGGAGTCTCGCCAGCCAGTGAATTCAATTGTAATGGCATACAGACTCCTTACACCTTCTGTAAAG GTTCAATTATTGATATATTTCATGCTCAAATATGTAATGGAGATTTTGCTATCGGAATCTAGTGTCGTTACAACATACTACTTCAACTGGTCAACAAGCACAGTTGCAGTTTTTCTTGCTTGCCTTGGCCTGACAGTTCTTCCTGTAAACATTGTTGTTGGAAGCTATATAAGCAACATGTTCCAGGACAG GCAAATTCTGTTGGCATCAGAAATTATGGTTCTCATAGGTGTTCTACTGAGTTTTCAAGTAATCATTCCATATTCTGAGCCACAATACATCTGTTCGGGTCTCCTTTTATTTGTTTCTGCCGAAGTACTTGAAG GTGTCAACTTGTCACTGCTTTCGCGAGTAATGTCATCGAGGCTTTCTCGTGGAACCTACAATGGTGGACTTTTGTCTACGGAGGCTGGGACTCTTGCTAGGGTGGTTGCTGATGCAACTATTACCCTTGCCGGGTACGTTCATCAGAGTATGCTCCTTAATGTGACCCTCCTTCCTTCACTCTTCATCTGTGTAACTTCCATCCTTGCAACCTGCTTTACCTACAATTCTTTATATTGA